From Nitrospirota bacterium, one genomic window encodes:
- the hisC gene encoding histidinol-phosphate transaminase yields the protein MKDINIASLVKPNVRSLRAYQAEEVPCKVKLDANESPYSALSAGRSFRKNLQTLNRYPDPEAKKLRGLIAKEFRVKPENVLHGNGSDELIYYLITTFGGPVLYPVPTFSMYGIISQALGEGKIEIPLDDKFDLNTNAFLDVVKKKKPKLIFLSSPNNPTGNNFSIDRISKIIESASSPVTRHPSLVVVDEAYQAFSGKKSFLPLLKKYKNLAVLKTLSKIGLAALRTGFLIADAEIINEVNKVRLPFNVNSLSQAVAIEALKNKKQMRSYISSIVSERKRLVDEMRKIEGVKPYPSDANFILFKVADADAIHKGLLKRGILVRNMTGAVKDCLRVTVGTPKENEFFLKNLKRSL from the coding sequence TTGAAAGACATAAACATCGCTTCACTTGTAAAACCCAATGTCCGTTCACTCCGCGCTTATCAGGCGGAAGAGGTCCCCTGCAAGGTGAAGCTGGATGCCAATGAAAGCCCGTATTCAGCGCTGAGCGCCGGGCGGTCGTTCAGGAAAAATTTACAGACCCTGAACCGCTACCCTGACCCTGAGGCAAAAAAACTGAGAGGTTTGATTGCGAAGGAGTTCAGGGTCAAGCCTGAAAATGTCCTTCACGGCAACGGCTCCGACGAGCTTATCTATTACCTGATCACAACATTCGGCGGGCCGGTGCTGTATCCTGTCCCGACATTTTCAATGTACGGGATCATTTCGCAGGCGCTCGGCGAAGGGAAGATCGAGATACCGCTTGATGATAAATTCGATCTCAACACAAATGCGTTCCTCGATGTCGTAAAAAAGAAAAAACCGAAATTGATCTTTCTCAGCTCCCCGAACAACCCGACAGGCAACAACTTCTCGATAGATAGAATTTCAAAAATAATTGAATCTGCCTCGTCACCCGTCACCCGTCACCCGTCACTCGTTGTTGTTGACGAGGCGTACCAGGCATTTTCAGGCAAAAAGAGTTTCCTGCCTTTGCTGAAAAAATATAAGAACCTTGCCGTCCTGAAAACACTGAGCAAGATCGGCCTTGCTGCCTTGCGCACCGGTTTCCTGATCGCGGATGCGGAAATCATAAACGAGGTGAACAAGGTGCGGCTCCCGTTTAACGTCAATTCGCTTTCACAGGCGGTAGCGATTGAGGCATTGAAGAATAAAAAGCAGATGCGCTCTTACATTTCATCCATTGTTTCCGAAAGGAAGAGGCTTGTTGATGAGATGAGGAAAATAGAAGGGGTCAAACCATATCCATCCGATGCGAATTTTATTTTATTTAAAGTTGCTGACGCTGATGCGATACACAAGGGTTTGCTGAAACGGGGCATCCTTGTCAGGAACATGACCGGCGCGGTAAAAGATTGTTTGAGAGTGACAGTGGGGACGCCGAAAGAGAATGAGTTTTTTTTAAAGAATTTAAAGCGTTCATTATGA
- the hisB gene encoding imidazoleglycerol-phosphate dehydratase HisB — protein sequence MARKAAVARKTKETDIKLGINLDGKGDYKINTSIPFVDHMLSLMAKHGHIDLTLEARGDIEVDYHHLVEDVGIVLGEAIKKALGEKLRIRRYGETVTPMDESLAQVVIDLSGRPYLVYKVRLPKGNELIQNLGVSLFEDFFRALSNNAGMNLHINLHYGRDPHHILEAIFKGFGRALREASEIHPRAKGVPSTKGTL from the coding sequence ATGGCACGAAAAGCAGCGGTTGCAAGAAAGACAAAAGAGACTGACATAAAACTGGGCATCAACCTTGATGGCAAAGGTGATTACAAGATCAACACCTCGATACCTTTTGTTGACCATATGCTGAGCCTTATGGCAAAGCACGGGCATATAGACTTGACCTTAGAGGCGAGGGGAGACATAGAGGTTGATTACCATCATCTTGTGGAAGACGTCGGCATCGTATTGGGAGAAGCGATCAAAAAGGCGCTCGGTGAAAAGCTGAGGATAAGAAGATACGGCGAGACAGTTACCCCGATGGACGAGAGCCTTGCCCAGGTGGTCATCGACCTCAGCGGACGCCCGTACCTTGTCTATAAAGTGAGACTTCCCAAGGGCAACGAGCTGATCCAGAATCTCGGGGTGTCTCTCTTTGAGGATTTCTTCAGGGCGCTGTCAAACAACGCGGGGATGAACCTGCATATTAACCTGCATTACGGCCGGGACCCGCACCATATCCTGGAGGCGATCTTCAAAGGCTTCGGCAGGGCGCTGCGTGAGGCCTCTGAGATCCATCCACGGGCCAAGGGCGTCCCCTCTACAAAAGGAACGCTTTAG
- a CDS encoding DUF1566 domain-containing protein yields MKKWEILSLVICWVVLFLVHTVHAELIVRGTDTLGNRLIYDSDLNITWYDYTNSQNKWQDQIKWASALTVNFGDIIFDDWRLPTALNHDGTSPCAGFNCTANEMGHLFYIELGNKGWYDTSGNPTGCSMGEQYCLTNRGNFRELQPGYYWSGTEDALYTDQAWDFNTKTGRQDREWKDAFSFALAVRPGDALAAPPVAPEPISSILFITGGTLLAGRRYLESAKERKRKRAEA; encoded by the coding sequence ATGAAAAAGTGGGAAATATTAAGTTTAGTTATATGCTGGGTCGTTCTATTTTTGGTTCATACAGTTCATGCCGAATTAATCGTCCGCGGTACGGACACACTCGGCAATAGGCTAATCTATGACAGCGACCTTAATATTACGTGGTACGATTATACGAACTCCCAAAATAAATGGCAGGATCAGATAAAATGGGCATCTGCACTGACAGTGAATTTCGGCGACATTATTTTTGACGACTGGAGACTACCAACTGCCCTGAACCATGATGGGACAAGCCCTTGCGCTGGTTTTAACTGTACCGCAAACGAGATGGGACATTTGTTTTATATTGAGCTTGGGAATAAGGGATGGTACGACACATCCGGAAATCCAACTGGCTGCAGCATGGGAGAGCAGTATTGCCTAACAAACAGAGGTAACTTTCGGGAATTGCAGCCGGGCTACTACTGGTCGGGTACGGAGGATGCATTATATACAGACCAAGCATGGGACTTCAATACCAAGACCGGCAGACAGGATAGAGAATGGAAGGACGCCTTCAGCTTTGCTCTTGCCGTGCGTCCTGGAGATGCGCTGGCCGCACCACCTGTTGCACCTGAGCCAATCAGCTCTATTCTCTTTATCACAGGCGGGACGCTTTTAGCAGGACGAAGATACTTGGAAAGTGCAAAAGAGCGGAAGCGTAAAAGGGCAGAAGCTTAA